Genomic segment of Thermoanaerobacterales bacterium:
CTTACATAGGTTAACGTACCACGCACATTGCTCAGGTCCTCGTCGTTGATTATCTCGATCCGGATGACGTCGTCGTCATCATTAACAGTAAATTCAACCTCGGCCCCGATCAGGATCTCGTCCAGGTCGAGCGTCTCGTCATCGCGCACGACCTCAACGTCTTCATCCAGGTCATAGGTCTTATTACGCGACCCCACCTTAATGGTGATTTCCTCGTCATCAAGGTCGAGAGCCGTTACCGTACCCTCGTCCGTTTCTCCCTCGGCTTCCAGGATCTCGATCTTGATAACGTCATCGTCGTCGTTAAGGGTCAGGCGCACCCGGTCCCCCTCGTCGATGTCGTCCAGGTCGCGTGTCCGGGACCCCTCCTTAACGGTGACGTCGTCGGCCAGGTAGTAGGTATACTCGTCGTCGTCATCATTGATGATCCTGATCTTCGCGGCTCCGGAGGTCCTGATGTAATCCACGGTGCCTTCCAGTTCGCCGGCCGAGACGCCGACCTCGATGTCGGTGACCTCATCGTCGCTGTCCAGGGTCAACGCCACCTGGTCGCCCGCCTCGATCTCGTCCCAGTCCAGGCTGTCGCCGTCGCGGTCCTCGATGTCGACACCGGACGCCAGGTCGTAGGACTGATCATATCCGTCGCTGTCCTCGATCGTGATGCTGCTCGAGCTGATGCGGGTCACCTCACCGAAGACCTTCCGCGCATCATTCAAGATAATGACCCCCGTGACCCGCGTCCCGACCTTTACCAGTTCCACGGGCGTCCCGCGCGTCAGGGCCTGGTAGCCGGAAGGCAGCCCGTTCTTGGTAAAGCTGAGGCCGTCAATATCGATTTCCTCACTTGTACCGTCCTCGTAGCGGATACTGAAGGCGTCCCAGAACTTGTTGACCACGTAACCCTTCAAACCGCTGCCGGCGGGTCCGCTGTCGAGGTCGATGGCTGTGACCTTTCCGTCGGCCACCGTGATCGTTCCGGTGGAGCCCTGTTGCACCGCAGCCAGCGAGGAGGCGGCGCCCCGTACCGTCACCCGGGCATTGGGAGCCACCGGAAGGGACAACGAGGCGCCGGTATCAGGCTGGAAGACCATAAACGGGTAGGAGCCCGTGTTGATCAGGGTCACCTTCCCGTGGTACGTGTTACCGGCGAGGGCCGGAATAGTATCTCCGCCGTAGTAGGCGATGAAGATGCACTTCTTGGCCCCGGACAGGACCAGCTTGACGTTCTGGCCCACGGGCAGGACGTCAAGCGAGACCTTCTTCCCTCCCTTAAAGGCCA
This window contains:
- a CDS encoding S-layer homology domain-containing protein, with translation MKRRRNLWVVGLVLLALLVPAGIAAAEDGLTDFGDTQNHWASEAIVQCRGLGLLSGYQGNVFKPKDQVSKAEAIVIIIRAMGLDGQAGTTDYSKVTFPAGVGKWCRGHIVLAAEKGMVSKDNIAKISWNAPATRLEVALWLAAGLKLGTDDSSLSFTDLGSVPAAYRPMLAAVVKKGVMTGTSATTFEPNKNLTRAEMASLLSKMLGSGYVALAPEQFVIGKLTIRDLVGKKITVETSAGTRTYDLAGSYLAFKGGKKVSLDVLPVGQNVKLVLSGAKKCIFIAYYGGDTIPALAGNTYHGKVTLINTGSYPFMVFQPDTGASLSLPVAPNARVTVRGAASSLAAVQQGSTGTITVADGKVTAIDLDSGPAGSGLKGYVVNKFWDAFSIRYEDGTSEEIDIDGLSFTKNGLPSGYQALTRGTPVELVKVGTRVTGVIILNDARKVFGEVTRISSSSITIEDSDGYDQSYDLASGVDIEDRDGDSLDWDEIEAGDQVALTLDSDDEVTDIEVGVSAGELEGTVDYIRTSGAAKIRIINDDDDEYTYYLADDVTVKEGSRTRDLDDIDEGDRVRLTLNDDDDVIKIEILEAEGETDEGTVTALDLDDEEITIKVGSRNKTYDLDEDVEVVRDDETLDLDEILIGAEVEFTVNDDDDVIRIEIINDEDLSNVRGTLTYVSTTSEYVRIRQSSGTVFKFYLASRVDLEDEDGDELDIDDLADYKDWDVEFDLDGGEIEYLRVID